The genome window TTGCGGCGAGAGCCCGGCAGCGTGGTGGACCCGGAGCTACGCGAGACCGAGAGCGACCTGCTCTTCACGGCTCGACTGAACACGGGTCGCCCGCTGCTGCTGTACGTGCTGCTGGAGCATCAGTCCACGGTGAACAGGTGGATGGCGCTGCGCATGCTGCGCTACGTGGTGCGCCAGGTGGAGCGCTGGCACCAAGAGCATCCGGAAAGTGCGCTGCTCCCCCTCGTCATCCCACTCGTTATGTACCACGGGCCAGACGGAGCCTGGACGGCTCCGCGCCGGGTGGAAGACCTCTTCGACCTTCCGGATGGAGAGGAGGAACAGCGAGCGCGGTGGCGAGCGCTGGTGCCGCGCTTCGAATACCTCTTGGACGACCTGACCGCCGAGCGGGAGGAGGCGCTGAGGGCGCGCCCAGGCCCACCGCTGGCCCGGTTGGCCTGGCTGGTGCTGCGCTACGGGCGTACCGAGGAGCTGGCCCAGAAGTTGCCTGAGTGGGTGGCGCTCTTCACGCAGGTGCAGACAGCCCACGAGGGGGCCGAACACCTGGTGGTGCTCATCCGCTACCTGCTGTGGATCGGGGACGCGGCCGTCCATGAAGCCACCGGGCGGGTGTTACATTCGGTGCTGGATGAGCAACGAGCGGAGGAGCTGATGCGGAGCTATGGCGAGGAACTCATCGAGCGTGGTCGCCAACAAGGTCTGACGAAGGGCCGGGAAGAGGGCCGGGAAGAGGGCCGGGAAGAGGGCCGGGAAGAGGGTCTGATCCGAGGGCGTGCCGAGTACGTCCTGCGGGTTCTCGCCACGCGGGGTCTGTACGTCGACGAAGCGGCCCGGCAGCGCATCCTCACCTGCACGGAGCTGGCGACCCTCGACCGCTGGTTCGATCGGGCCCTGAACGCCACGACCCTCGCCGACGTGCTGGACGACCTGACGCAGTAGAGTTCTCAATCCGCTCACCGGCCACCGTGTCGTTCTCCAGCGCCCCTCTCTGCGTCAGGAGGACTTCCAGGCCTTCCTCCAACTGTTGCGAGCGCACCATCCCGGGCGCCCCCTCTTCCTGCTTCTGGACAAGGCCGGCTGTCCCACCGCCGTTCGTTCTCTGCAACTGGCTACGTGCTTCACGCGTGGGCACTCATGGCTCAGGCCCAACCAACTCGTGTAAACTCGTATCAGGCAGAAATACCTGCCCAAAAGGAACTCCAACGATGCTGCGAAACACCCTTGTTCTGCTGGCGATGTCCTTGTCCCTGATGGCGTGTGGCATGAGCCAGGAGGAGCTCGAGACGCCGGCCGCCGCCGAGGCCCCCGCCGCGAATGTCGAGACGCGGGAGCAGAACCTCTGTGAGCCGGGCCCGTCCTCGAACTGGTGTGAGAACGTCGCGGGCAAGGCCTGCTCGACCACCGTCAGCCGTCGCTGCTACCTCCCCAACTACTGCGAGTGGCTCTATTGCCGGTGCATCGGCGGCACCTGGCAGTGTGAGTAGGCTTCAGGCCAGACCTCACGCGGAGTCGAGCCGGCGGGGGCAAGGCCCCCCCCCCGCGGAGCCCGCCCGGACCGCGACCTGCTCCGAGGCGCCGTGCAGCTCAAGTTCTTCGACACCCTCTCGGAGGTGTCATTGCGCGACGAAGCGCCAGGTTCCAGGGGTGACGTTGAACTTGATGTACGCGCTGTCGGCGCCAGCCTGGCTGACCCCGGCTGCCCCATCCACGAACTGCCCCTGGCGCCACACCGTGACACCGTTGACGCTGACCGACGTCCAGGGCTGCTTGCTGGGGATGCCCACCAGGGCCTGCGTGCCGGCCGGTGACGTCAGGTTCAGCACGTAGCTGCCAGCCGACAGGGTATGCGCCACCGTGATGGACCCCCGCGGCGACGGCACCGTCGCGGACACCGAGGTGAGGGTGCCGAGCAGCGGCGTGACCTGGTACGAGGTCCATCCCGGCGCGGTGGGCCTGACCCCGGCCACGAAGGCGCCGAGGAGGTAGGCGGGGCTCGCCGCCCAGGCGTGGTTGTTCGTGTCTTCCGAGCTCCCCATTCGCTCCCACATGGTCTGCGACCACGAGTCGATGTCCGGCTGGTAGTAGCTCAGCATGCGGTTGATGGCCTCGGTGTCGCTTCCCGCCTGGAACATGGCCTCCTCGATGAACCGCTCCTGGTACGGGCTGGCGTTCACCTTCGTCCTCAGCACTTGCAGGACCCCGGGAAGCCGGGAGGCATCCGCCGTGCCGGCGAGGATGGCCCAGGCGCTGGAGCGGTCATCGATGGTTCTCGACTGCACTCCGTTCAGGAGGCCGAAGACGTACGCGTTGGAGCCGCTGCTCCAGAAGTACTGGTTGAAGCGCGCCCTCACCGCGTCTTGCAGTGACTGGTAATAGCTCACGTCGGAGCTGTTCCCAGTCGCCTGTGCGAGCAGCTTGCCGGTCTCCAGGAGCCGGACGAACAGGCCGTTGGCGACCGTGTTGGCGCTCCCGGTCTGCACGTCGAGGTTGGAGCCCCAGTCGATCCAATTCCAGACTCCGCTGCGCAGCACCAGCAGGCCGTCAGTGTTCCGGGCCGTCGCCACGTACTGTTTGATGAAGGTCGCGACCTTCGGGTAGAGCTCGGCCACCAGCGCCCGATCGCCGGTGTACAGGTAGTACAGCCCGAGCGCGTCGACGGCCGCCATGTTCTGGTCCGGGAGATGGAAGAGCGTCCCCGGCGCGGTGGTGTACAGCGAGCCGTCGGCCTTCTGGGTGTTGAAGAGCTCACGGAACCCCTTCTTCGCGAGCAGCGCGGCCCGGTCGTCGTACAGGTAGAACGAGTAGAGGATCTGCTCCGCGACGTCGCCCCACCACTGGCCGCGTTCCCGATCCGGGCAGTCATAGAACTGGTCGCGCATGCACACGTAGGACGTGTTCCGGCTCTTGGCCCAGAGCGTGTTCAGGCGCGGGTTGCTGCTCGAGAAGCTGCCGATCGGCTCGGTGTTGTAGCCGAGCGGCCGGTACTTGAGCTCCAGGAGCTGCACCGGGCCGGTGACGTTCGTGAACGAGTACTCGACGCTGTGCTTGGACCAGAGCTGTCCGTTCGTGTTCTGCCACTGATACGTCGTGTACTCCTGGACTCCCCCCCGGGTGACATACTGCTCCTGGTAGTATTTGTTCATCCGGAGGGTGATGGTGACCCCGGCCGGCGCGTTCACCTTCAAATAGGCATTCACCTGGAGGTTGTTGCCCACGTCGGCCGTGAAGGTGGTGTTGGACGACA of Cystobacter fuscus DSM 2262 contains these proteins:
- a CDS encoding Rpn family recombination-promoting nuclease/putative transposase, producing MSGPHDLFARYTFGHPERAAAELRAVLPPHVVSEVDWASLRREPGSVVDPELRETESDLLFTARLNTGRPLLLYVLLEHQSTVNRWMALRMLRYVVRQVERWHQEHPESALLPLVIPLVMYHGPDGAWTAPRRVEDLFDLPDGEEEQRARWRALVPRFEYLLDDLTAEREEALRARPGPPLARLAWLVLRYGRTEELAQKLPEWVALFTQVQTAHEGAEHLVVLIRYLLWIGDAAVHEATGRVLHSVLDEQRAEELMRSYGEELIERGRQQGLTKGREEGREEGREEGREEGLIRGRAEYVLRVLATRGLYVDEAARQRILTCTELATLDRWFDRALNATTLADVLDDLTQ